From a region of the Necator americanus strain Aroian chromosome Unknown Necator_2022.05.29.01.07, whole genome shotgun sequence genome:
- a CDS encoding uncharacterized protein (NECATOR_2022.05.29.01.07.G34.T1) encodes MYSTVIAYMNVYGAFEIRPYNLFAWIARSPLREAISPRNHVGSVVCCIVRVSLPLSNSRPCNPCNWKSSVLVVLGEQLQLLVWLGGPVSVVRGLEQLPLSTVHVHNIPLYFLQKPVNGVVYTCMILFVMESAISKYDRLLAD; translated from the coding sequence ATGTATTCGACAGTGATTGCATATATGAATGTGTACGGTGCGTTTGAGATACGACCCTATAACTTATTCGCGTGGATTGCTCGTAGCCCTCTTCGCGAGGCGATTTCACCGCGAAATCATGTCGGGTCAGTTGTTTGCTGCATTGTACGTGTGTCTCTACCGCTTTCAAACAGCCGTCCATGCAATCCGTGCAACTGGAAGTCGAGCGTGTTGGTTGTTTTGGGAGAACAGCTGCAATTATTGGTATGGCTTGGAGGACCGGTATCGGTTGTTCGCGGACTCGAGCAGTTGCCGTTGTCGACGGTCCATGTCCACAATATCCCATTATACTTCCTTCAAAAACCAGTGAATGGAGTGGTTTACACTTGTATGATCCTATTCGTTATGGAGTCAGCTATCAGCAAATATGATAGGTTGCTAGCAGATTAG
- a CDS encoding uncharacterized protein (NECATOR_2022.05.29.01.07.G35.T1) — MRARGDGLGRKSEGNCLTLIILAVCLHHADHHELSCKYAPVLRGFGEKEPLNRFGALLSVRINKATCGIYSRICTCCEQFSVVIVETIVNLVQKFRQTLTLGFSAVRSSG, encoded by the coding sequence atgcgagCGCGCGGCGATGGTTTGGGacgaaaaagtgaaggaaactGTCTGACATTAATCATCTTAGCCGTTTGCTTACATCATGCAGATCATCATGAGTTGTCATGCAAATACGCTCCTGTTCTCCGTGGATTCGGCGAAAAGGAGCCGTTGAATCGGTTTGGAGCGCTTCTTTCGGTGCGTATCAACAAGGCGACATGTGGCATTTACAGCAGAATTTGCACATGTTGTGAGCAGTTTAGCGTAGTTATAGTGGAAACTATCGTTAACCTTGTGCAGAAGTTCCGACAAACCCTCACTTTAGGATTTTCTGCAGTCCGTTCGTCAGGATAG